A genomic segment from Triticum dicoccoides isolate Atlit2015 ecotype Zavitan chromosome 1A, WEW_v2.0, whole genome shotgun sequence encodes:
- the LOC119323757 gene encoding uncharacterized protein LOC119323757 — protein sequence MATAASSSRVAAVAEHDDKNEPARPLAIPHPYAHPAASDVDEAAQTATGWRSVQYLRKRRRCLLCCGGCCVATAVIVGILILALSLTVFKVKDPRLTMNGVSLAALRSGPGTGLADPVATNATLTADVSIENDNIASFRFSPSATEVYLDGRTVSVAYVPGGRVGAHGSVRMNVTVDILADRLSQAVNATGLLLGQQYNLTTYTEMDGTVKVLGIYKKDLEIRMNCSITVEVGGFAGVLVSGVPAGVHTNGVNCVAHVS from the coding sequence ATGGCGACCGCCGCTTCGTCGAGCAGggtggccgcggtggcggagcacgACGACAAGAACGAGCCGGCGAGGCCCCTGGCCATCCCTCACCCGTACGCCCACCCGGCCGCCAGCGACGTGGACGAGGCGGCGCAGACGGCGACGGGGTGGCGCTCCGTGCAGTACCTCCGGAAGAGGCGCCGCTGCCTGCTCTGCTGCGGCGGCTGCTGCGTGGCCACCGCGGTCATCGTCGGCATCCTCATCCTCGCGCTCTCGCTCACCGTGTTCAAGGTCAAGGACCCGCGCCTCACCATGAAcggcgtctccctcgccgccctcaGGTCCGGCCCCGGCACGGGGCTCGCCGACCCCGTCGCCACCAACGCCACGCTCACCGCCGACGTCTCGATCGAGAACGACAACATCGCGTCGTTCCGGTTCTCCCCGAGCGCCACGGAGGTGTACCTCGACGGGCGGACGGTGAGCGTCGCGTACGTGCCCGGCGGCCGCGTCGGCGCCCACGGGAGCGTGCGCATGAACGTGACGGTGGACATCCTCGCCGACCGGCTGTCGCAGGCGGTCAACGCCACCGGCCTGCTGCTCGGCCAGCAGTACAACCTGACGACGTACACGGAGATGGACGGCACGGTGAAGGTGCTGGGGATCTACAAGAAGGATCTCGAGATCAGGATGAACTGCTCCATCACCGTGGAGGTAGGGGGCTTCGCCGGCGTGCTCGTGTCCGGGGTCCCGGCCGGCGTGCACACCAACGGCGTGAACTGCGTCGCACATGTGAGCTGA